From Staphylococcus sp. IVB6214:
TCACTTCTAGTCACCCTTACCGAGGTGGGACGACTGTCCCACTCCCTTTTGCACTCTATTGTATTTCATTCAATGCTTGACGAATGCTCGACAAGTAACTTTCCGTATCCTTTCGTCCTTCCATCTCAAAACAGCGTACGATTTCACTTCCAATAATAATACCATCCGCCAATGTCGCAAGCTGTTGGACTTGTTCTGGTGTACGAATACCAAACCCTGTAAACACAGGAACCGAACTATTTTGTTGAATAAGTGCCAACTTCTCTTTCAGTTCCGGATGAAATTCTCCGTTCTGCCCCGTTATCTGATTCATCGTCACCGTATAAATAAAGCCTTCTGCTTGTCGTGCAATATGCTCGATGCGTTCCGTATTCGCTGTCATCGCAATCAACGAAATCAGCTTCAGTTTGCGCTTAGAATAGCGTGATTTCATGTCAACAATATATTCTGCCGGCATGTCAGGAATAATGAGTCCATAGACACCAGCTTCTTCTGCATCACGCATAAAGTCCGATTCACCGTAAGCTTCAATCGTATGCATATACGTCATCAACAAATAACGCACTCGTACATGGTGTTGTTCTGCCTTTAGCGTTTCTAAAATACGCTGCGCCGTCATACCTTGTTGAATCGCACGTTGACCTGCCGCCATAATGACTGGTCCATCTGCCACTGGGTCTGAAAACGGAATACCAATTTCTACAAAATCAGCCCCTGCTTGCTCTAATATTTTTAAGTTTTCAACAAAGTTCTCATCTCCCATGATATAAGCTACAAATTGTTTACGCATGCTTGTTCCCCTCCTGTTCCTTCATGTATGTTCGAATCGTCTCCATATCTTTATCACCACGTCCAGATACCGTTACAACGATAATTTCTTCTTTAGACATTTGTGGCGCAAGCTTTTCTACATAACTGATTGCGTGCGCACTTTCGATAGCTGGAATAATACCTTCCGCTTGAGAGAAGCGAATCAGCGCTTGCATTGCTTCATCATCCGTCGCCGAAACATAATCCACACGCCCAATTTCGTGATAATAGCTATGTTCCGGTCCGACACCCGGGTAGTCTAATCCTGCTGAAATAGAGTGTGCTTGTGCAATTTGATGATTATCATCTTGGATAAGATACATTTTCGCACCATGCAGCACACCGACCTCTCCACAGTTCAAGGCGAGTGCATGTCGTCCCGTTTCCGCACCTTCACCTGCCGCTTCAACACCATACAGCTTTACATCTGTATCTTCAATGAATGGATAGAATGTTCCAATCGCATTGGAGCCGCCACCAATGCATGCCACAACGGCATCCGGCAAGCGTCCTTCTCGTTCTTGTACCGCTGTTTTAATCTCATCTCCAATGACACGTTGGAAGTCACGCACCATCGTCGGGAACGGATCCGGCCCTAACGCTGACCCTAATAAATAGTGCGTGTCGTCCACATGTGCCACCCAGTATTGAAGTGCCTTGTTCACCGCATCAGATAACGTTCCTTGCCCATCCGTCACAGAGACAACTTTGGCACCGAGAAGTTCCATACGAAAAACATTCAATTGTTGTCGTTTAATATCTTCTTCTCCCATAAACACGATAAGTTCCATATCGAACAAAGCTGCAACAGTCGCACTTGCTACCCCATGTTGACCTGCCCCTGTTTCAGCAACAAGCTTCTTCTTACCCATTCGTTGTGCAAGTAATGCTTGTCCGAGTGCATTATTAATTTTATGCGCACCTGTATGATTCAAATCTTCACGTTTCAAGTAAATTTTTGCACCGCCCAATTGCTCAGTTAACGATGCTGCATAAGTAAGCGGTGACTCACGTCCGACATATTCTTGTAAGTAGCGATGGTATTCCGCTTGAAATGTCTCATCCGCTTTCGCCGCTTCGTATGCTTCTTTCAACTCTAAAATTGCTGGCATTAATGTTTCCGGGACATAACGTCCACCATAACGCCCAAAAAATCCTTGTTCATCTGCATGTAGTTGTATATTTGTCATCATTACTGCCTCCTAATTCGTTTTTAATTGCGATCATTTTATTTCGTGACTTATAACCTTTCCTTGCGCCTTCAATACCACTGGCAATGTCTACCGCACGCACATGTTGCACTTGTGATAAGAGTGCAGGCAATGTCTCTTGATTCAATCCACCCGCAATGACAACATCATCCAACGAGATGTCTTGTAACACACGCCAATCGAATGTCGTCCCGACACCCCCGTATGTTTCTGACGGTGTATCGATAATGATACGATCTACAAATGGCGCATACTGCATCACTTGTTGTTGAAGTGCTTCCTTTCCATGAAGGGCTTTGAATATTTGTATGTTAGGACACATTGCCTGCAAACATTCGATATATGCAATCGTTTCGTCACCATGCAGTTGTATCGTATTAATTCG
This genomic window contains:
- the trpA gene encoding tryptophan synthase subunit alpha; translation: MRKQFVAYIMGDENFVENLKILEQAGADFVEIGIPFSDPVADGPVIMAAGQRAIQQGMTAQRILETLKAEQHHVRVRYLLMTYMHTIEAYGESDFMRDAEEAGVYGLIIPDMPAEYIVDMKSRYSKRKLKLISLIAMTANTERIEHIARQAEGFIYTVTMNQITGQNGEFHPELKEKLALIQQNSSVPVFTGFGIRTPEQVQQLATLADGIIIGSEIVRCFEMEGRKDTESYLSSIRQALNEIQ
- the trpB gene encoding tryptophan synthase subunit beta, with product MMTNIQLHADEQGFFGRYGGRYVPETLMPAILELKEAYEAAKADETFQAEYHRYLQEYVGRESPLTYAASLTEQLGGAKIYLKREDLNHTGAHKINNALGQALLAQRMGKKKLVAETGAGQHGVASATVAALFDMELIVFMGEEDIKRQQLNVFRMELLGAKVVSVTDGQGTLSDAVNKALQYWVAHVDDTHYLLGSALGPDPFPTMVRDFQRVIGDEIKTAVQEREGRLPDAVVACIGGGSNAIGTFYPFIEDTDVKLYGVEAAGEGAETGRHALALNCGEVGVLHGAKMYLIQDDNHQIAQAHSISAGLDYPGVGPEHSYYHEIGRVDYVSATDDEAMQALIRFSQAEGIIPAIESAHAISYVEKLAPQMSKEEIIVVTVSGRGDKDMETIRTYMKEQEGNKHA
- a CDS encoding phosphoribosylanthranilate isomerase; the encoded protein is MYVKYCGFTRLQDVQDACACGVDAIGFVMYPPSARYVDFATVKALTMSIPESIDRVAVTVNMPLHMVEQLIDDTRINTIQLHGDETIAYIECLQAMCPNIQIFKALHGKEALQQQVMQYAPFVDRIIIDTPSETYGGVGTTFDWRVLQDISLDDVVIAGGLNQETLPALLSQVQHVRAVDIASGIEGARKGYKSRNKMIAIKNELGGSNDDKYTTTCR